Proteins co-encoded in one Microcebus murinus isolate Inina chromosome 5, M.murinus_Inina_mat1.0, whole genome shotgun sequence genomic window:
- the POLR1H gene encoding DNA-directed RNA polymerase I subunit RPA12 has translation MSVMDLASTCSSFQSDLDFCPDCGAVLPLPGAQDAVTCTRCGFAISVRDFEGKVVKTSAVFHKLGTAMPVSVEEGPEFQGPVVDRRCSRCGHEGMAYHTRQMRSADEGQTVFYTCTNCKFQEKEDS, from the exons ATGTCGGTCATGGACCTCGCCAGCACCTGCTCCAGCTTTCAGTCCGACTTGGATTTCTGTCCAGATTGCGGCGCGGTCCTGCCTCTGCCCGGGGCTCAGGATGCGGTCACCTGTACTCGCTGCGGCTTCGCCATCAGCGTTCGGG ACTTCGAGGGGAAGGTTGTGAAGACTTCAGCTGTGTTCCACAAACTGGGGACAGCCATGCCTGTGTCGGTGGAGGAAGGGCCTGAGTTCCAGGGACCTGTG GTTGACAGGCGCTGCTCTCGATGTGGTCATGAGGGAATGGCATACCACACCAGGCAGATGCGTTCAGCCGATGAAGGGCAGACCGTCTTCTACACCTGTACCAACTGCAA GTTCCAAGAGAAGGAAGATTCTTGA
- the PPP1R11 gene encoding E3 ubiquitin-protein ligase PPP1R11 isoform X2 has translation MRHTRKRRAGSGVGQENRSLTIKLRKRKPEKKVEWTSDTVDNEHMGRRSSKCCCIYEKPRAFGESSTESDEEEEEGCGHTHCVRGHRKGRRRATLGPTPTTPPQPPDPSQPPPGPMQH, from the exons ATGCGTCACACCCGGAAGCGGAGAGCCGGAAGTGGGGTTGGACAG GAGAACCGCAGCCTAACCATCAAACTTCGGAAACGGAAGCCCGAGAAAAAGGTGGAATGGACGAGTGACACTGTGGACAATGAACACATGGGGCGCCGCTCATCAAAAT GCTGCTGTATTTATGAGAAACCTCGGGCCTTTGGTGAGAGCTCCACGGAGagtgatgaggaggaagaggagggctgtGGTCATACACACTGTGTACGCGGCCACCGCAAAGGACGGCGTCGTGCAACCCTTGGACCAACCCCTACcacccctcctcagcctcctgacccctcccagccccctccaggGCCAATGCAGCACTAA
- the PPP1R11 gene encoding E3 ubiquitin-protein ligase PPP1R11 isoform X1 yields MAEAGTGLSETVTETTVTVTTEPENRSLTIKLRKRKPEKKVEWTSDTVDNEHMGRRSSKCCCIYEKPRAFGESSTESDEEEEEGCGHTHCVRGHRKGRRRATLGPTPTTPPQPPDPSQPPPGPMQH; encoded by the exons ATGGCCGAGGCAGGGACCGGGCTGAGTGAGACCGTCACTGAGACAACGGTTACCGTGACAACCGAGCCC GAGAACCGCAGCCTAACCATCAAACTTCGGAAACGGAAGCCCGAGAAAAAGGTGGAATGGACGAGTGACACTGTGGACAATGAACACATGGGGCGCCGCTCATCAAAAT GCTGCTGTATTTATGAGAAACCTCGGGCCTTTGGTGAGAGCTCCACGGAGagtgatgaggaggaagaggagggctgtGGTCATACACACTGTGTACGCGGCCACCGCAAAGGACGGCGTCGTGCAACCCTTGGACCAACCCCTACcacccctcctcagcctcctgacccctcccagccccctccaggGCCAATGCAGCACTAA